Proteins from one Panulirus ornatus isolate Po-2019 chromosome 28, ASM3632096v1, whole genome shotgun sequence genomic window:
- the LOC139757904 gene encoding uncharacterized protein yields MPRLGFLSIFGGGQRGSSGGVEVVTSTSVETSVRPCDTSPRDSPPRTPTKCRTGGHWSPPQPRPLACLERSSSHELPRSLTASGSWDEAEPPSPIITLPVSSPPDSRPLTDGEINNASLQRAERRRRSSRDVIKEAVTKIFEDKANRERSVRRRGCAREGLARPQTYGRRRDKPETDMTPDTDDDAAADAGTRVRQRRQRKDRLPPVDSNTDGESNSESGSEDSLPPSPSSRPNIAKRASNFFMKSFKAMSATIRLNKKYVPTYYLNGTHELPEPDQILNRFGHSLDSQLEARRPSMPEPRSMCVVWDLVPEDTEPVRECVPEQESSPQTRHDARADPPPAGELPAPNKPLETPATWEAGSREDDEHIYEDVTCRNSDPPVSVAENVEESDVYRGGEGFLAEQEEQHRRISRVVASPLTLPEDMSQPLLPDTRQDSPYPRRCRGFRSLSSSPLPWPPRPPIPLSTTHFTPPPQRSPQLSVPPRLPLAPPSPLVVSSPRSSLLLSPQHPHSPGPLRSPLLRSPLLSRPLHPSLLPRSPVSRSLQPPWPPVPARSLLTSESRRGSRSTAAPQPPPEPGSSSHPPQVSEIQALLGQLHVPRASGKVQLPPERCVENARNIAHRRKGCKISPLTICLPRDNPGIQYELEEDVGVSTSCSPIYAQPFALSPGPCGTPSYSTPFKDIYSLTPTMLSPTDPPLDAHNSPLMENVFFGQDFRVGDRNTQPGSQAALPDDHCIQPDTQASLVDNQDIHPVTQASRVDNQDIQVVGSESRSDDQNTQFGCQDFQVDDQEHIQLHGHDSRVDAQDMRDDGHDSRVDAQDMHDDGRDFRVDGQDIKVDVQDFQVDDGYATLSPPQVQHCQDRHRDSAYFSTDESTDAPASGDQQGPVENPPWPPWPASSTKLLRQAIEHTLVDNLTRLPEMIASEVNRQVRQTLQASTTEIAAKIQKITEDVSSDFTASSVCLPGNLSSSQQYVNNHEDWMGNSNVGSQLGPKRPSTLDLLGYRRRKHTYSYSCQDLVGEDMFPPGLRRTCRPSRVSAALSFADLGYTDEDISSGGLVGLSDHTTSLPAHLQHLHRGGDYRYVVEHSFPEVEVEGNLMELPHKHHLPITEALKPLCRELSRSYLMKEGGEDGGGGRARTKNLLLKLNVNMDQMDGYQSDTSMEWDYFDQPDGEHPDSDHLNGT; encoded by the coding sequence ATGCCCAGGCTCGGGTTTCTGAGTATCTTTGGTGGGGGTCAGCGGGGCAGCAGTGGCGGGGTCGAGGTGGTGACCAGCACCAGTGTAGAGACCAGCGTCAGGCCTTGCGACACCAGCCCACGGGACTCCCCGCCCAGGACGCCCACCAAGTGCAGGACAGGTGGGCACTGGTCGCCGCCACAGCCGAGGCCCCTGGCTTGCCTAGAGAGGTCGAGTAGCCATGAGCTGCCCAGGTCACTCACCGCCAGTGGCTCCTGGGACGAAGCCGAACCACCCAGTCCCATAATCACCCTACCGGTAAGCTCCCCGCCAGACAGCAGGCCGCTCACCGACGGGGAGATTAACAACGCCTCGCTACAGAGGGCGGAGAGACGGCGCCGCAGTTCCCGCGATGTGATTAAAGAAGCGGTCACGAAAATATTCGAAGACAAAGCGAACCGGGAAAGATCCGTGAGACGCCGGGGCTGTGCACGGGAAGGCTTGGCGCGCCCTCAGACCTATGGCCGGCGAAGGGATAAGCCGGAGACAGACATGACGCCGGACACAGACGACGACGCCGCTGCTGACGCTGGCACCCGTGTGCGTCAGCGGCGTCAGCGTAAGGATCGTCTACCTCCTGTGGACTCCAATACTGACGGTGAGAGCAACAGTGAGAGTGGCTCTGaggacagcctccctccctcaccctcctcccgccCAAACATAGCCAAGCGGGCCTCCAACTTCTTTATGAAGTCTTTCAAAGCCATGTCGGCCACCATCCGCCTCAACAAGAAGTACGTTCCCACGTACTACTTGAACGGCACACACGAGCTACCCGAACCTGACCAGATACTCAACAGATTTGGCCATTCCCTGGATTCCCAATTGGAGGCGCGGCGCCCCTCGATGCCAGAGCCGCGgtccatgtgtgtggtgtgggacctggtgccggAGGACACGGAGCCGGTGCGTGAGTGTGTGCCGGAGCAAGAGTCTTCCCCCCAGACCCGGCATGACGCCCGTGCTGACCCTCCTCCCGCAGGGGAACTTCCTGCCCCTAACAAGCCACTCGAGACGCCAGCCACTTGGGAGGCCGGCTCTCGTGAGGACGATGAGCACATATACGAGGACGTGACCTGTAGGAACTCAGATCCTCCGGTAAGTGTGGCAGAGAATGTGGAGGAGAGTGACGTGTATAGAGGGGGTGAGGGCTTTCTAGCAGAGCAAGAGGAACAGCACCGTCGGATATCACGTGTGGTAGcctcccccctcactcttccTGAAGACATGAGCCAGCCACTCCTCCCTGACACCCGCCAGGATTCGCCCTATCCACGCAGGTGCCGTGGCTTCCGTTCTTTGTCTTCATCCCCCCTGCCGTGGCCGCCACGACCGCCcatcccactctccaccacacactttacGCCTCCACCACAGCGATCGCCACAGCTGTCGGTGCCACCGCGATTACCGCTGGCACCACCTTCACCACTTGTGGTAAGCTCACCCCGGTCGTCGCTGCTACTGTCACCACAACATCCACATTCTCCAGGGCCGCTACGATCACCTCTCCTACGTTCCCCTCTTCTCTCACGACCACTACACCCTTCACTACTACCTCGTTCCCCAGTCTCACGGTCACTACAACCACCCTGGCCACCCGTGCCCGCACGGTCGTTATTGACGTCAGAGTCACGTCGAGGATCACGATCAACAGCGGCACCTCAGCCGCCGCCGGAGCCAGGCAGCTCCTCACATCCCCCGCAAGTATCAGAGATACAAGCATTGCTTGGTCAGTTGCATGTTCCAAGAGCGTCAGGCAAAGTCCAGTTACCTCCCGAGAGATGTGTAGAGAACGCAAGGAACATTGCACATCGTAGGAAGGGATGCAAGATTTCTCCGCTGACCATTTGTCTCCCTCGAGATAACCCAGGGATCCAGTACGAGCTGGAGGAAGATGTGGGGGTGTCCACATCATGCTCTCCTATATACGCACAACCCTTCGCCTTGTCTCCAGGCCCCTGTGGCACACCTTCCTATTCCACCCCGTTCAAAGACATTTATTCTCTCACGCCAACGATGCTCAGTCCGACAGACCCACCGCTGGACGCGCACAATTCGCCGCTCATGGAGAACGTGTTCTTTGGCCAGGATTTCCGGGTTGGTGACAGAAATACCCAGCCAGGTTCGCAAGCTGCGCTGCCTGATGATCACTGTATCCAGCCAGATACCCAAGCTAGTCTTGTTGATAACCAAGATATCCATCCAGTTACCCAAGCTTCTCGAGTTGATAACCAAGATATCCAGGTTGTAGGCTCAGAGTCCAGGTCTGATGACCAGAATACCCAGTTTGGTTGCCAAGATTTCCAGGTTGATGACCAAGAACATATCCAGCTTCATGGCCATGATTCTCGGGTTGATGCCCAGGATATGCGTGATGATGGCCATGATTCTCGGGTTGATGCCCAGGATATGCATGATGATGGCCGGGATTTCCGTGTTGATGGTCAAGATATCAAGGTTGATGTCCAAGATTTCCAGGTTGATGATGGCTACGCGACACTGAGCCCACCGCAGGTCCAGCACTGTCAGGATCGCCATAGAGACTCTGCTTACTTCTCTACGGACGAGAGCACAGACGCACCAGCTTCCGGTGATCAGCAGGGGCCAGTAGAGAACCCGCCCtggcctccctggccagcctccTCCACTAAACTGCTCAGGCAGGCCATTGAACACACGCTGGTTGACAACCTTACCCGCTTGCCGGAGATGATAGCCAGTGAGGTGAACCGTCAGGTGCGACAGACCCTGCAGGCCAGCACCACTGAAATCGCTGCAAAAATCCAGAAAATTACTGAGGATGTTTCGAGCGACTTTACGGCGTCTTCTGTTTGTTTACCCGGGAATCTGTCGTCGTCACAGCAGTATGTAAACAACCACGAGGACTGGATGGGTAACAGTAACGTTGGGTCACAACTTGGGCCCAAGCGGCCCTCCACTTTAGACCTGCTGGGGTATCGTCGGAGGAAGCACACGTATAGTTACAGCTGTCAAGACTTGGTGGGTGAGGACATGTTCCCTCCTGGTCTCAGACGCACCTGTAGACCATCCCGTGTGAGCGCCGCGCTCTCCTTTGCTGATCTGGGCTACACCGACGAAGATATATCGTCAGGAGGTCTCGTCGGACTCTcggaccacaccacctccctgcccGCACACCTACAACACCTGCATCGAGGCGGCGACTACAGATATGTGGTGGAGCACTCGTTTCCCGAAGTGGAAGTGGAAGGCAATCTCATGGAGCTGCCGCACAAACACCACCTGCCCATCACGGAGGCATTGAAGCCCCTGTGTCGTGAGCTGAGCAGGAGTTAcctgatgaaggagggaggagaggatggtggcGGCGGCAGAGCGCGCACCAAGAACTTGCTGCTCAAGTTGAACGTGAACATGGATCAGATGGACGGCTACCAGAGCGATACCTCGATGGAATGGGATTATTTTGACCAGCCAGACGGTGAACACCCTGACAGTGATCACTTAAACGGTACGTGA